One part of the Clarias gariepinus isolate MV-2021 ecotype Netherlands chromosome 24, CGAR_prim_01v2, whole genome shotgun sequence genome encodes these proteins:
- the ttc33 gene encoding tetratricopeptide repeat protein 33 isoform X3 has translation MTSFCWNRKIGEKVSKAAVQQFEADSANVEDNIELEGVDWLHAIKRKREVLLEDCATKSKRLKDEGALLAEQSKHRQALRKWDEAIQLTPEEANLYEMKSQVLTVLQEVFPAVQAAEMAVKLRPMWWEAWQTLGRAQLNLGEIELAVRSFQVALHLHPLERTLWEEDLRWALHLREQKHTVQQKTIQDDQTKFMNEVPELQQDYEDFESDAVIAACTAVADRQKRELSKKNVIVDVQGGTNELDIRNSDTNPSKHILVKARVI, from the exons ATGACTTCATTCTGCTGGAATAGGAAGATTGGTGAGAAGGTTTCCAAGGCAGCAGTGCAGCAATTTGAAGCAGACTCAGCAAATGTGGAGGATAATATAGAGTTGGAAGGAGTTGATTGGCTACATGCAATTAAGCGCAAGCGTGAAGTACTGCTGGAGGACTGTGCCACCAAGAGCAAGAGACTAAAGGATGAGGGCGCACTGTTGGCTGAGCAAAGCAA ACATCGGCAAGCGTTGAGAAAATGGGATGAGGCTATTCAGCTGACTCCAGAAGAAGCTAACCTTTATGAGATGAAGTCACAG GTGCTGACTGTTCTTCAAGAGGTCTTCCCTGCAGTGCAGGCTGCAGAGATGGCAGTCAAACTTCGTCCTATGTGGTGGGAGGCATGGCAGACTTTAGGCCGTGCCCAACTTAACCTTGGAGAGATAGAGCTT GCTGTACGTTCCTTCCAGGTGGCACTGCACCTGCATCCATTAGAGCGTACCCTGTGGGAAGAAGATTTGAGATGGGCATTACATCTGCGGGAACAGAAACATACTGTGCAGCAGAAAACCATTCAGGATGATCAGACTAAATTTATGAATGAAGTCCCAGAGCTGCAACAAGATTATGAGGACTTTGAGAGTGATGCTGTCATAGCTGCCTGCACAGCTGTAGCAGACCGCCAGAAAAGAGAGTTGTCAAAGAAGAATGTCATTGTGGATGTGCAAGGTGGTACCAATGAATTGGATATCAGGAATTCTGACACAAATCCTTCCAAACATATTTTAGTTAAAGCAAGAGTAATATAA
- the ttc33 gene encoding tetratricopeptide repeat protein 33 isoform X1 — protein MWYQTFFISAKTQGGQDRMTSFCWNRKIGEKVSKAAVQQFEADSANVEDNIELEGVDWLHAIKRKREVLLEDCATKSKRLKDEGALLAEQSKHRQALRKWDEAIQLTPEEANLYEMKSQVLTVLQEVFPAVQAAEMAVKLRPMWWEAWQTLGRAQLNLGEIELAVRSFQVALHLHPLERTLWEEDLRWALHLREQKHTVQQKTIQDDQTKFMNEVPELQQDYEDFESDAVIAACTAVADRQKRELSKKNVIVDVQGGTNELDIRNSDTNPSKHILVKARVI, from the exons ATGTGGTATCAGACTTTTTTTATATCTGCAAAAACGCAAGGAG GACAGGACAGGATGACTTCATTCTGCTGGAATAGGAAGATTGGTGAGAAGGTTTCCAAGGCAGCAGTGCAGCAATTTGAAGCAGACTCAGCAAATGTGGAGGATAATATAGAGTTGGAAGGAGTTGATTGGCTACATGCAATTAAGCGCAAGCGTGAAGTACTGCTGGAGGACTGTGCCACCAAGAGCAAGAGACTAAAGGATGAGGGCGCACTGTTGGCTGAGCAAAGCAA ACATCGGCAAGCGTTGAGAAAATGGGATGAGGCTATTCAGCTGACTCCAGAAGAAGCTAACCTTTATGAGATGAAGTCACAG GTGCTGACTGTTCTTCAAGAGGTCTTCCCTGCAGTGCAGGCTGCAGAGATGGCAGTCAAACTTCGTCCTATGTGGTGGGAGGCATGGCAGACTTTAGGCCGTGCCCAACTTAACCTTGGAGAGATAGAGCTT GCTGTACGTTCCTTCCAGGTGGCACTGCACCTGCATCCATTAGAGCGTACCCTGTGGGAAGAAGATTTGAGATGGGCATTACATCTGCGGGAACAGAAACATACTGTGCAGCAGAAAACCATTCAGGATGATCAGACTAAATTTATGAATGAAGTCCCAGAGCTGCAACAAGATTATGAGGACTTTGAGAGTGATGCTGTCATAGCTGCCTGCACAGCTGTAGCAGACCGCCAGAAAAGAGAGTTGTCAAAGAAGAATGTCATTGTGGATGTGCAAGGTGGTACCAATGAATTGGATATCAGGAATTCTGACACAAATCCTTCCAAACATATTTTAGTTAAAGCAAGAGTAATATAA
- the ttc33 gene encoding tetratricopeptide repeat protein 33 isoform X2: MALSSDLQGQDRMTSFCWNRKIGEKVSKAAVQQFEADSANVEDNIELEGVDWLHAIKRKREVLLEDCATKSKRLKDEGALLAEQSKHRQALRKWDEAIQLTPEEANLYEMKSQVLTVLQEVFPAVQAAEMAVKLRPMWWEAWQTLGRAQLNLGEIELAVRSFQVALHLHPLERTLWEEDLRWALHLREQKHTVQQKTIQDDQTKFMNEVPELQQDYEDFESDAVIAACTAVADRQKRELSKKNVIVDVQGGTNELDIRNSDTNPSKHILVKARVI, encoded by the exons ATGGCACTCTCTTCAGATCTGCAAG GACAGGACAGGATGACTTCATTCTGCTGGAATAGGAAGATTGGTGAGAAGGTTTCCAAGGCAGCAGTGCAGCAATTTGAAGCAGACTCAGCAAATGTGGAGGATAATATAGAGTTGGAAGGAGTTGATTGGCTACATGCAATTAAGCGCAAGCGTGAAGTACTGCTGGAGGACTGTGCCACCAAGAGCAAGAGACTAAAGGATGAGGGCGCACTGTTGGCTGAGCAAAGCAA ACATCGGCAAGCGTTGAGAAAATGGGATGAGGCTATTCAGCTGACTCCAGAAGAAGCTAACCTTTATGAGATGAAGTCACAG GTGCTGACTGTTCTTCAAGAGGTCTTCCCTGCAGTGCAGGCTGCAGAGATGGCAGTCAAACTTCGTCCTATGTGGTGGGAGGCATGGCAGACTTTAGGCCGTGCCCAACTTAACCTTGGAGAGATAGAGCTT GCTGTACGTTCCTTCCAGGTGGCACTGCACCTGCATCCATTAGAGCGTACCCTGTGGGAAGAAGATTTGAGATGGGCATTACATCTGCGGGAACAGAAACATACTGTGCAGCAGAAAACCATTCAGGATGATCAGACTAAATTTATGAATGAAGTCCCAGAGCTGCAACAAGATTATGAGGACTTTGAGAGTGATGCTGTCATAGCTGCCTGCACAGCTGTAGCAGACCGCCAGAAAAGAGAGTTGTCAAAGAAGAATGTCATTGTGGATGTGCAAGGTGGTACCAATGAATTGGATATCAGGAATTCTGACACAAATCCTTCCAAACATATTTTAGTTAAAGCAAGAGTAATATAA